A stretch of DNA from Cupriavidus taiwanensis:
TCAGCCGGCTGCGTCCGCTCGGCAGCTACCGCGCCGAGATCGACTGGACCGGCGCAGGCGGCGGCAAGCTGCGGCTCAGCACCGTCGATGGTCCGCTGCACCTGGAGGGCAGCGGCACGCTCGGGCGGCAGGCGCGCTTCGAAGGTACCGCGCATGCCGAACCGGAGGCCGCGACGCAGCTGACCAGCCTGCTGAGCCTGCTGGGACGACGAGACAACAATGTGACTAGGCTGCGTTTCTGATGCCACGCAGAGCGCACAGCCCACGGAAATGACTATGACCACCCACGCTAACCGACCTGTTTTCAAGACCGCCTGCGCCCGCGCCGTGGCATTGCTCTGCGGGCTCTCCTTGCTGGCACCCGCGCCGCTGTGGGCCCAGCCCGGCGCGCCCGCCGCACGCAGCCAGGGCACGCCACCCGCCCCGCCCGACGTGACCCCCGCCAATCGCGACCAGGTCGTGCTGAACTTCGTCAACGCCGACCTCGACTCCGTGATCAAGGCGGTCGGCCAGGCCACCGGCAAGAACTTCGTCATCGACCCGCGCGTGAAGGGCACCGTCAACCTCGTCACGGAGCAGCCGGTGTCGCGCGCGCAGGCGCTGCAGACGCTGGGCTCGGTGCTGCGCATGCAGGGCTATGCCATGGTCGAGAGCAACGGCTTCACCAAGGTCGTGCCCGAAGCCGATGCCAAGCTGCAGGGCTCGCCCACCGTGATCGGCGGCGCCCCCAGCCGCGGCGACCAGGTGGTGACGCAGGTGTTCCGGCTGAACTATGAATCGGCCAACAATCTGGTGCCGGTGCTGCGCCCGATGATCGCGCCCAACAACACCATCACCGCCTATCCGGCCAACAACACGCTGGTCATCACCGACTACGCCGACAACCTGCGCCGCATCGCGCGCATCATCGCCGCGGTCGATGCGCCGGCCTCGGGCGAGGTCGAGCTGGTGCCGCTCAAGCACGCGCTGGCCAGCGACACCGCGGCGGTGCTGCAGAAGCTGCTCGATCCCGCCGCCGCGGGCGCCACCAGCGGCGGCGCGCCGGGCCTCGATGCCAGCCTGCGCACCTCGGTGGTGGCGGAGCCGCGCAGCAATGCGCTGATGATCCGCGCCACCAGCCGCGCGCGCCTGCAGCAGGCGCGCCACCTGATCGAGAAACTCGACCAGCCCTATGCGCGCCCCGGCAACATCTGGGTGGTGCCGCTGAAGAACGCCGATGCGATCAAGCTGGCGGCGACGCTGCGCGCCATCGTCGCCGCCGACAGCAGCTTCGCCACCACCACCCAGCCCGGCGCACAGGCCGGCGGCATCGGCGGCGCGGCGGGCATGACCAATGTCTCGACACCGACCGGGGGCCAGTTCACCGGCGGCGCCACCACCACCCAGACCGGCATGCGCAGCGGCACCGGCACCGGCGGCGGCACCGGCGGCGCCTATGGCAGTTCGGCCTTTGCCGCATCGTTCGGCACCAATACGCAGCCGACCACCGGCGGCATCATCCAGGCCGACCCTTCCACCAACTCGCTGATCATCACCGCCAGCGAACCGGTCTACCGTAACCTGCGCGGCGTGATCGACGACCTCGACGCGCGCCGCGCACAGGTCTATATCGAGTCGATGATCGTCGAAGTGACCGCCACCCAGGCGAGCGAGCTTGGCATCCAGTGGCAAGGCCTGATCAGCTCGTCGAGCGGCAACAACAACGTCTTTGCCGGGACCAACTTCGGCACCGGCGGACAGAACATCCTCAACCTGACCCTGGCCGGCGCCCTGGCCGACAGCAACCGCTCCGCCGGCATCCTTGCCGCGCAGCAGCTGGTCCCCGATATCGGCGGCCTGAACCTGGGCATCGTCAACCGCGCCATGGGCCTGGGCGCCCTGCTGCGCGCGCTGGGCACCAATGGCAGCGTCAACCTTCTGTCCACCCCGAACCTGATCACGCTCGAGAACGAGGAAGCCAAGATCCTGATCGGCCAGAACATCCCGATCACCACCGGCTCCTACGCCCAGACCGGCGGCGCGGCCTCGGTCACGCCGTTCCAGACCTTCGACCGCAAGGACGTGGGCATCACGCTGCGCGTCAAGCCGCAGATCACCGACGGGGGGCTGGTGAAGATGCAGATCTTCCAGGAATCGTCGAACGTGGTGCAGGCGACCGCCAACCTGATCCAGGGCCCGACCACCAATGTGCGCTCGATCGAGACCAATGTGCTGGTCGACGACGGCCAGATCATCGTGCTGGGCGGCCTGATCGAGGACTCGTATGGGGACGGCGTGCAGAAGGTGCCGCTGCTCGGCGATATCCCGTGGATCGGCGGCCTGTTCCGCTATGAGAACAAGAACCGCTCCAAGACCAACCTGCTGGTGTTCCTGCGCCCATATGTGATGCGCACGTCCGGCGCCGCCGACCGCCTGACGCAGGACCGCTACGACTATATGCGCGCGCAGCAGCAGAGCTATGTTTCGCCTAACATCATGATGCGGGACACCAACACGCCGATGCTGCCGCCGGCCGACGCGCCCACCGCGCCGTTCGTCGACCCGCGCGCCAACGGCCCGGTGGCCGGACCGATGCCGCTGCCGCAGACGCTGCCGCAAGGCGCCCCGCAGCAGCCGGGCCTGCCGCAGCCCTTGCAGCAGGTCCCGCAACAGGTACCGCAAGCGCCGCAACCCCCGGTGAGCGCGCCGCAGCCGCTGAACCAGCGCGGCGAATCCGCGCTCCCGTACTGAGCCCCGTCATGGCCAGCGAAGTCCCTACCGCCCTTCCCGCCAGCGCCAGCACGCCGGCCGAGTTCGATCCGCCCTCGCCAATGGCGGCGCGGCTGGTCTCATACGGCTTTGCGCGCGAGGCGCCGCTGCTGATCGCGCACCAGCGCCCCGACGGGCTCGAGGTGTGGGTCAGCCGCGCGACCTCGCCGACGGCGCTGGCCGAAGTGGCGCGCGTGCATGGCGCGCTGCGCCTGCGCGTGCTCGAGCCCGAGGCGCTGGAGCACGCCATGTCCGACGCCTATAACCGCCAGGACGGCAGCGCCGCGCAGGTGGTGGGCGAGGTCGAGGGCGAGGTCGACCTGTCGCGCCTGATGCAGGACATTCCCGCGGTGGAAGACCTGCTGGAATCCGAAGACGATGCGCCGATCATCCGCATGATCAATGCGCTGCTGACGCAGGCCGCGCGCGAAGGGGCATCGGATATCCACATCGAGCCGTTCGAGTCGTCGTCCGTGGTCCGTTTCCGCGTCGACGGCACGCTGCGCGATGTGGTGCGGCCCAAGAAGGCGCTGCACGGCGCGCTGATCTCGCGCATCAAGATCATGGCGCAGCTTGACATTGCCGAGAAGCGCCTGCCGCAGGATGGCCGCATCACGCTGCGCGTGGGCGGGCGGCCGGTTGACGTGCGCGTCTCGACGCTGCCCACCGGCCACGGCGAGCGCGCCGTGCTGCGTCTGCTCGACAAGGAGGCCGGCCGCCTGGACCTGGCCAAGCTGGGCATGGCGCCCGACACGCTGCGCGGCTTCGACCACCTGATCCGCCAGCCGCACGGCATCGTGCTGGTGACCGGCCCCACCGGCTCGGGCAAGACCACCACGCTGTATGCCGCGCTGTCGCGGCTGGATGCGCGCACCACCAACATCATGACGGTGGAAGACCCGGTCGAGTACGACCTGGACGGCATCGGCCAGACCCAGGTCAACCCGCGCATCGACATGACCTTCGGCAAGGCCCTGCGCGCGATCCTGCGCCAGGACCCGGACGTGGTCATGATCGGCGAGATCCGCGACCTGGAAACCGCGCAGATCGCGGTGCAGGCGTCGCTGACCGGCCACCTGGTGCTGGCCACGCTGCACACCAACGACTCAGCCTCGGCGGTGACGCGGCTGGTCGACATGGGCATCGAGCCGTTCCTGCTGTCGTCGTCGCTGCTGGGGGTGCTGGCGCAGCGGCTGGTACGGCGCCTGTGCCCGCACTGCAAGCGCGAGGAAGTGATCGAGATCACGCCCGCCGAGGCCGAAGTGCTGCACGCGCAGGGCAAGCCGCTGCAGACCGTCTGGCATCCGGTCGGCTGCGACAAGTGCGGCCAGTCGGGCTACCAGGGACGCATGGGCGTCTACGAGCTGCTCACGGTCGACGATGAAATCCGCACCATGATCCACCGCCAGGCGCCCGAATCCGAGATCAAGCAGGTGGCGCTGGCGCACGGCATGCACACCATGCGCGGCGACGCGCAGCGCTGGATCGACAGCGGCGCGACCTCGCTCGAGGAAGTGCTGCGGGTCACGCGCGACTGACGCGGAGCCGCCTGCATGCCAGCTTTCCGCTATGAAGCCGCCGACGCCGCCGGCAAGACCGACCGCGGCGTGATCGAGGCCGACAGCGCGCGCCAGGCCCGCACCCAGCTGCGCGCGCGCGGGCTGACGCCGCTGACCGTCGATGCACTGGCCGGCGCGGGCCTGGCGCCGCGCGCCGGCAGCCAGCTGTTCGCGCGCAAGCTGTCGACGCAGGAGCAGGCGCTGTTCACGCGCCAGCTGGCCAGCCTGATCGTCGCCGGCCTGCCGCTGGACGAAGCGCTGGGCGCGCTCGCCGACCAGGCCGAGCGGCCCTATGTGCATGAACTGCTGGCCGGCATCCGCGCCGAGGTGATGGGCGGCAGCGCGCTGTCGGTGGCGCTGGCGCAGCACCCGCGCGATTTTCCGGACATCTACCGCGCGCTGGTCTCGGCCGGCGAGCACTCCGGCCACCTGGGCGTGGTGCTGGAGCGGCTGGCCGGCTATATCGAGTCGCGCAACACCCTGACCTCCAAGATCCGGCTGGCCTTCACCTATCCGGCCATCGTCACGGTGGTGGCGTTCGCGATCGTGATCTTCCTGCTGTCGTACGTGGTGCCGCAGGTGGTGAGCGTGTTCGCCAACACCAAGCAGAAGCTGCCCACGCTGACCATCATCATGCTGTGGCTGTCGGATTCCGTGCGCAACTGGTGGTGGGCCGCGCTGGCGGTGATCGCGGTGGCCGCGTTCAGCATCCGCCGGCTGCTGCGCCAGCCCGCGGTGCGGCTCGAATGGCACCGCTGGCTGCTGACCGCGCCGCTGCTGGGCAAGCTGGTGCGCGGCTATAACACCGCGCGCTTTGCCGGCACGCTGGCGATCCTGGTTTCCGCGGGTGTGCCGATCCTGCGCAGCCTGCAGGCTGCCGGCGAGACCCTGACCAACGAGGCGCTGCGGGCCAATGTCGAAGACGCCAACACCCGGGTGCGCGAAGGCGCCTCACTGGCGCGCGCGCTGGCGGCGCAGAACCAGTTTCCGCCGGTGCTGGTGCACCTGATCCGCTCGGGCGAAGCCACCGGCAACCTGCCGGTGATGCTGGACCGTGCCGCGCAGGGCGAAGCGCAGGAACTGGAACGCCGCACGCTGTTCCTGACCAGCCTGCTGGAACCACTGCTGATCTTGACCATGGGCGTGGTGGTGCTGCTGATCGTGCTGGCGGTGCTGATGCCGATCATCGAGATCAACCAGCTGGTGCGGTAGCGGCGCGGGCGCCGGCATACCGACAACGCTCGCATTGCCTGACGCCCTGATGACTCTACCCTCTCCCGCGAAGTGGAAGAGGGGAGAAAACCAACAGCCGCTTTTACTCAGTCTTCTTGCTCGGACGCTTGCGCGTCTTGCGCGCCGGTGCCGGTGCCGGTGCGGTTTCGGCTTCAGCAACGGCCGGCTGGGGTTCCGCCTCCACCGTCGCCGTCAGCACCGTCGTGCCCGGCGCCGCGAACACCGACTGGTCGATCGGCCACGGGGTCTCGCTCAGCGTCACCTCCGGCCGGCGCGCCGCACGCTTGCGCGCGCTGGCCCGGTTGGCCGTCTTCGGCTCCGGGTCGGGCTGCGGCGCGGCTTCCAGCGGCGGCACGGGTTGCGGCACGGGTTGCGGCTCCGGCTCGGCCTGCACCACATCGGCGGCGACAAAGGTCGGCTCCGCTTGCGCCGGCGCCGCGGGCTCGGGGGCAACCGTCTCCGGCGTGGGCAGCGGCTCGACCCCGCGGGCCGGCTCGGGTACTTCCGCGGGCGCGGGAGCGTGCTGGCGCCGCGCCGGCTCGGCAACCTGGGCCGGCGGCTGCGCTGCGCGCTGCTGCGGCTCGCCGCCCTTGGCGCGCTTCTTCAGCCGTACCCAGATGGTCTTGTTGTTGCCACCATTGCGGGTCTCGACCTCGAACAGGCCGGTCGCCGCGACCAGCTCCGACAGCTTGCCGTAGCCGTAGTTGCGCGAATCGAATTCCGGCGCCTGCTTGGCGATGTGGTTGCCCATGCTGCCCAGCGTCAGCCAGCCGTCTTCGTCCGACACCGCCTGCGCCGCGTTCTGCAGCAGCCGCACCAGGCGCGAGTCCTGGCGCAGCTCGCCGGTGCTGCGCTTGCGCGTGGGCGCGGCGGCGCCATCGGCACCGTCAGCGCCTTCGGTATCGACCTCGGCGCGCAGCACGTCGGAATAGATGAACTTGTCGCAGGCGGTGACGAACGGCTTGGGCGTCTTGCGCTCGCCAAAGCCATAGACCGTCAGGCCCTGCTCGCGGATGCGCGAGGCCAGCCGGGTGAAGTCGCTGTCGCTGGAGACGATGCAGAAGCCATCGAAGCGCCCGGTGTAGAGCAGGTCCATGGCGTCGATGATCATGGCGCTGTCGGTCGCGTTCTTGCCGACGGTATAGCGGAACTGCTGGATCGGCTGGATCGAGTGCGACAGCAGGCGTTCCTTCCAGCCGGCCAGGTTGGGGCGGGTCCAGTCGCCGTAGATGCGCTTGACGGCGGCCACGCCGTACTTGGCGACCTCGGCCAGCAGGCCTTCGACGATGGCGGGCGCCGCGTTGTCGGCGTCGATCAGCACGGCCAGGGTCGCGGTGCCCTGGCGGGGGGAAATGGTCATGTTCGGATATTCGCTGGCAAGCCGCGCACCGGCGCGGGCGGACAAGGGATCGGGTTGCACCAGGCTGGCAACGCAGATATGACGCACAAGAGACCGCACGGCCTCGGCGCGGACGCTCTCGATGCAACGCAGTGTACACGCCAGGCCCTGTCGATACGGGAAATCACGGGCGTGGCCGGCATGCTTTGTGCTGCATTGCAAGGTACCGCCGGTTTTGTGGCGGTGCTACCATGCCGCGCAGAGACACAGCCACCCCGGCCCTTCACAAGAGGCGACGAGGCGGTTGCCCACAACTGCAGGTTTCGGTGATCCCGACAGCACGCCATAGAGGAGCACGCATGAATGCCCCCCTGACCTCGCCGGTCAGCGACGCCATCCGCCAGGCGCTCGCCAACGTTTCCCTCGAAGACAAATACACCCTCGAACGCGGCCGCATCTACATCAGCGGCACGCAGGCGCTGGTGCGCCTGCCGATGCTGCAGCAGGAGCGCGACCACGCCGCCGGGCTGAACACCGCCGGCTTTATTTCCGGCTACCGCGGCTCGCCGCTGGGCGCGCTCGACCAGTCGCTGTGGAAGGCCAAGAAGCACCTGGCCGCGCACAACATCGTGTTCCAGGCCGGCCTGAACGAAGACCTCGCCGCGACGTCGGTGTGGGGCTCGCAGCAGGTCAACATGTATCCCGATGCCAGGTTCGACGGGGTCTTCGGCATGTGGTACGGCAAGGGGCCGGGCGTGGACCGCACCGG
This window harbors:
- the gspD gene encoding type II secretion system secretin GspD translates to MTTHANRPVFKTACARAVALLCGLSLLAPAPLWAQPGAPAARSQGTPPAPPDVTPANRDQVVLNFVNADLDSVIKAVGQATGKNFVIDPRVKGTVNLVTEQPVSRAQALQTLGSVLRMQGYAMVESNGFTKVVPEADAKLQGSPTVIGGAPSRGDQVVTQVFRLNYESANNLVPVLRPMIAPNNTITAYPANNTLVITDYADNLRRIARIIAAVDAPASGEVELVPLKHALASDTAAVLQKLLDPAAAGATSGGAPGLDASLRTSVVAEPRSNALMIRATSRARLQQARHLIEKLDQPYARPGNIWVVPLKNADAIKLAATLRAIVAADSSFATTTQPGAQAGGIGGAAGMTNVSTPTGGQFTGGATTTQTGMRSGTGTGGGTGGAYGSSAFAASFGTNTQPTTGGIIQADPSTNSLIITASEPVYRNLRGVIDDLDARRAQVYIESMIVEVTATQASELGIQWQGLISSSSGNNNVFAGTNFGTGGQNILNLTLAGALADSNRSAGILAAQQLVPDIGGLNLGIVNRAMGLGALLRALGTNGSVNLLSTPNLITLENEEAKILIGQNIPITTGSYAQTGGAASVTPFQTFDRKDVGITLRVKPQITDGGLVKMQIFQESSNVVQATANLIQGPTTNVRSIETNVLVDDGQIIVLGGLIEDSYGDGVQKVPLLGDIPWIGGLFRYENKNRSKTNLLVFLRPYVMRTSGAADRLTQDRYDYMRAQQQSYVSPNIMMRDTNTPMLPPADAPTAPFVDPRANGPVAGPMPLPQTLPQGAPQQPGLPQPLQQVPQQVPQAPQPPVSAPQPLNQRGESALPY
- a CDS encoding NYN domain-containing protein, which translates into the protein MTISPRQGTATLAVLIDADNAAPAIVEGLLAEVAKYGVAAVKRIYGDWTRPNLAGWKERLLSHSIQPIQQFRYTVGKNATDSAMIIDAMDLLYTGRFDGFCIVSSDSDFTRLASRIREQGLTVYGFGERKTPKPFVTACDKFIYSDVLRAEVDTEGADGADGAAAPTRKRSTGELRQDSRLVRLLQNAAQAVSDEDGWLTLGSMGNHIAKQAPEFDSRNYGYGKLSELVAATGLFEVETRNGGNNKTIWVRLKKRAKGGEPQQRAAQPPAQVAEPARRQHAPAPAEVPEPARGVEPLPTPETVAPEPAAPAQAEPTFVAADVVQAEPEPQPVPQPVPPLEAAPQPDPEPKTANRASARKRAARRPEVTLSETPWPIDQSVFAAPGTTVLTATVEAEPQPAVAEAETAPAPAPARKTRKRPSKKTE
- the gspE gene encoding type II secretion system ATPase GspE → MASEVPTALPASASTPAEFDPPSPMAARLVSYGFAREAPLLIAHQRPDGLEVWVSRATSPTALAEVARVHGALRLRVLEPEALEHAMSDAYNRQDGSAAQVVGEVEGEVDLSRLMQDIPAVEDLLESEDDAPIIRMINALLTQAAREGASDIHIEPFESSSVVRFRVDGTLRDVVRPKKALHGALISRIKIMAQLDIAEKRLPQDGRITLRVGGRPVDVRVSTLPTGHGERAVLRLLDKEAGRLDLAKLGMAPDTLRGFDHLIRQPHGIVLVTGPTGSGKTTTLYAALSRLDARTTNIMTVEDPVEYDLDGIGQTQVNPRIDMTFGKALRAILRQDPDVVMIGEIRDLETAQIAVQASLTGHLVLATLHTNDSASAVTRLVDMGIEPFLLSSSLLGVLAQRLVRRLCPHCKREEVIEITPAEAEVLHAQGKPLQTVWHPVGCDKCGQSGYQGRMGVYELLTVDDEIRTMIHRQAPESEIKQVALAHGMHTMRGDAQRWIDSGATSLEEVLRVTRD
- the gspF gene encoding type II secretion system inner membrane protein GspF gives rise to the protein MPAFRYEAADAAGKTDRGVIEADSARQARTQLRARGLTPLTVDALAGAGLAPRAGSQLFARKLSTQEQALFTRQLASLIVAGLPLDEALGALADQAERPYVHELLAGIRAEVMGGSALSVALAQHPRDFPDIYRALVSAGEHSGHLGVVLERLAGYIESRNTLTSKIRLAFTYPAIVTVVAFAIVIFLLSYVVPQVVSVFANTKQKLPTLTIIMLWLSDSVRNWWWAALAVIAVAAFSIRRLLRQPAVRLEWHRWLLTAPLLGKLVRGYNTARFAGTLAILVSAGVPILRSLQAAGETLTNEALRANVEDANTRVREGASLARALAAQNQFPPVLVHLIRSGEATGNLPVMLDRAAQGEAQELERRTLFLTSLLEPLLILTMGVVVLLIVLAVLMPIIEINQLVR